TTTGGGGCAATGCCCCTGCCTGTTTCTGCTTATATACACAAACTAAGTCTTGAAATTTATTTAGATGAGTGTTTGTGTACGCAGTATTGCAGTTATGCTTGTGTGACTTCAAAACAGGCATCTAGGTTGAAATAAGCCCATCTCTTATGTCTGTGGAGTCTTTTCTGACTTTATTACACAGTAAATTACTGTCATCGTAACAGTTTAGCAATATGCTTTTAGTCAACTTTGCTATTCAAGCTAAGTGAAATGGGGAAGAGAGTTGAGGGGGGGTCCCAAATAAGTGAAAAAACAACATGAAGTATTGCAGATTGTGGCTTTACACGGTCTGTTTAAGTCCTTCATCCAAGGAAGAAAACCATTTCACAACATCATGTGATTGAGAAGGCAGAGATGAGACACCGGAGCTGTTCTGCAGAAGCCAGCTTGTTCCTGGCAGTGCTCTGTTTAAGCCAGCACTGACAAACTCTGCTGATCCTTCTGGCTCTGCATTCAGTGGCTCAGACTGTTGTCTCCATGAGAAGGTGTTACACCAAGCTGTCCTGGAAGCACACAGAGCTGTGTTGGTGCATAGCTGCTTGTGAACTAACAGGATTTTGGAGTCTGCCTGGCTCTAGTGAGAGTTAGCTTTACCAGGTCTAAACTGCTCGAACACTGTTCACAACCTGCTAAAGGGTAGACAAAATTGTTCTGTACTGTTGCTTGAAAAATTGTCCTGCTTTTTATTGAGGTGGGATTGTCCGTCCTTAGTCATTACTCTGTAGAAACTGTATTTTGTATTACAGAGCGTTACAATGATCTGCTCTTGTTACTTGTGACAGATAAACTGATATACatgagagggaggaagaagggatggaagctcaaatgtgttctttttctgtgtaatgTAAGGGCGAGACTGCAAGGACTCTGACAACTTCTTGCGTTTGCTTTTTTAGGTGTATGCGGTGATGAATTTAGCGTGTTACGATCGCCTCAGTCCGTTGTCTTTCGAGATGGAAGTTGGCCCATTCCTGGCGAGCGGATCCCGGATGTAGCTGCCTTAACCATGGGCTTTTCTGTTGAAGAAGTACGTTTCAAGTCTTCATTTTGAAACGCTTCTAAAACTTCAGGCCTACTTCCCTAATGTGCAAGTCTTCCTGTCATGTGCTGGAATATATAAAATATCACCTTGTTTGTCTTGAGGAATGCATGACTTGTCAGAGTGTGGCTTCCAAGCGTAGAGCTCCATCAGTCATATGAGCAGTAAGAGGCTGCACTCGCTGGCTAATTTGAATCATCGGCTATAGAAGGAAGTAAGCCTAAGGAGTCTTTACACTGCTATTCTTCAGTTCCTCTGAGACCCAAATACATGCTGTATTCCTCCCGTCATCTGTGGTCACCTACTGAGAACCTGTGGAAGCCACTGTCGTTTCTTGCCTATGAGCTATGTGTAGTACTCTGCTCTTGGGTACTCTGGAGGTAGTGAGAAAGGGCTTGGCTAGGCAGATATTTTGTCAGATCAGCAAGCATACTTAATAAAGGCAAGTAGACTGGACATTTAAGAAATAATCCTAAGACTTTAAGACCTAATTTCTGGTAGTGTTTTCccaattagaatcatagaatggcagggattggaagggagctttagagatcatctggtccaaaccccctgcagaagcaggttcacctagatcaggtcacataggaacatgtccaggtgggtcttgacctccaaggaaggagactccacaacccctctgggcagcctgtgccactgctccctcaccctcacagtgaaagagttttttcatatatttaagtggaactttttgtgttcagcttcatcccattaccccttgttctggtgctagctactataggaaaaagggatgccccaacctcctgacacccacccttcagatgTTTATAAATTttaacaagatctcccctcaatttcctcttctccagactaaacagtcccagttcccacagcctttcctcgaaTTATGTTTTTGAATGTAGCTTTAGTGATGTTTAAAGTGGGGCATGTGAGTAGGAGCCCTTGGGTTGATTCCGTCTTTCCTGAGCTTCGGCATGGAAGAGTGGCTGTTGAAGCAGAAAGTGTAGTAGTCAGGCATCTCTAGCAGTGTCTGTGTGCAGCCAGACATTCAAGGCTACAAGCTGGGATATTCTGACACTGCTGGTGGGGGAGGCTGATTCCCATTtcttctgtgctgcagctcGGCAAGAGGTCTGATAAGTTTTTTGAATGCAGTCTGTTTAGCCTGTGTTTTGGGACGTGCCTGAAAATATATTGCCATCAGTTAGTTATGGAGTGGGTTTTTGTCATTACACTCGGAGCAAAACAGTGGAGTTTGGCCCATTTTGAGCATTTGACTTTTGGTACATTGGTTATCTGGAGGTATAATATGGTTATCATGGAAGAAAGTATTTCAGTACTTGCTCTGTGCCTTTGCCAAAGCTTAGAATTCATTTGCTACAAGGGGTCCATAGCATCCTTTAGAAGTAGTTCTCTGTTAGTATTATTTCAAATCCTAGAAGCAGACAGGGAAGGAGGTCTTCAAATTACTCTTCTGTTAAGCCCTGAGACTTAAGATTGTTGCTATTCTCATTAAGGCAGAGATCACTGTGTTGCAACTTCTAGGTCTGGTATGGAGAGTACTGCAGGGCCCAAATGTTCATTTTGCAGTTTACATCAAGGCTGTAGTTAAGGAACAGAAACTGACTTCCTATTGCATTATATTGAGGTTCCTCAAAAGCATTCCTCTATTAAAGCAGGAGAAAATGgaactgcttttttttgtccatgatgatgctttaaaatatttttgttttgtttctttgaggTGATATAGATCATAACATCAATGATATTTAATTCTAAAATCCAAATAAATTGGTCATGTGAAAGTTAAACAGGCAGCCGCGTCTTTTGCGTGGATGGAGAAACAGGTCTGAATTCATTGCAAATAGATGAATTTGTATTTTGTGCATGAATAAACAAGGCAGGTCACCTTCACTGTGCTCTTACTGATGTTGAACCATAGTAAGCTACTAAGGAatctttttacatttctgtgcAAATGTTAAAGTTTTAAATTAGTAGACTGTTGGTACATTTGACAGCCCCCTCCCTTTTTCCAGcccatttctttctgttcctgaaaATACCAAGATGTTAAGTGTTTTAATGTGCCTAAATCTATTTCTATGGTGTTTTGCAAAAGGGCTtggttttgagttttgttttcatgttttggttttgttttggaagtTCAGCCTTCACTTATTAAATAGAAACTATGTGAAATAGCTCTTGTTGTATCCCATATGCGCAGTTCCTTCTCAGCGCAGACTTTGCTGTGAAGTTACTGACAGCTTTTAAACTAACGTTTTTTTTCATGGTTAACTTGAGACAGAATTATTCAAGATAAAAGGCATTCTAGTGTTATCTTACTTTCCCATGAAGTTTCCAATAGGCTGTCCTGCAGAGGTATTAACAAGATAGGGTTATTTTACTGTAGTGATGGGGGAGGGTGCCTCTCTTTCTCCCCATAAAATACAAGgatttttattggttttttttttataggaCCTTCCTTGGCCTGGGCTTGCTGTGGGTGATCTGTTTCACAGACCACGAGCTACTGTGCTGGTAACAGTGAAAGGAGTAGACAAGCTGACATTGCCTGTGAAAAAGATTTCTTACCCTATTGAGAATGTAAGTATCTGTGTTTGGAACTGTTGTGCAATTTCTGTGACACTCGTTgtaatgaatcatagaatcattacagtttgaaaagacctttaagatcattgagtccaaccatgtGAAGTGCATGACTCTCTTCCTAATGTTCACTTCTTACTTCACTTGAAGTTCACATTCTCTCCTGGAACAATGAATCAGGCtgtgtaaataaataaaccagtCAGACTCCTATACAAGGTGAGAGGCCTTTAAGATTGTCCAGACCTTCCTGTGTTGGATTCAGTAACTTGTTTGACCAAAGCATGATCTGCTTGAAAGGCATCTAGTTTTAACCTGTTTGTACCAAGAGGCAGAGAATCCACTGTTTCCCATGTTAATGATTCTGACTATGagcacttaagaaaaaactatttcagtgtgagagtgagggagcagtggcacaggctgcccagaggggttatggagtctccttccttggaggtcttcaagacctgtctggacatgttcctatgtgacctgatctaggtgaacctgcttctgcagcgggggttggactagatgacctctaaaggtcccttccaacccctaccatcctatgaaatgacttaactttttttttcttcaactgtCTGTGTGTGCTAACGTTTTTCTGTTATGTTGGTACTTTAATGAACTGTATCATTCTCTAAGCAGTCTCTTTCTTCAAATACTAGAGTGAAGTATAGCACTTTGAGGTGCAACTCAATTATACTATATCAAAAAGAGAAGAACAATCAACATTACCTGTCATTGTGTCTTTTCtgagattctttttttcacacttGTCACAGCATTGCAGAATCATTTAGGTCGGAAGGGATCTCTTAAAAATCCTCAAGTCCCCTTGAGCAAGCAGGGTCAGCTAGAGCAGGCTTTTGAATGTCTTCCACAGGTGGAGACTCCACAATGTCTCTGGGCTACCTGTGCCAGTATTTGACCACCCTTACTGTAAAAGAGCCTAGTTTCCTATGTTAAAATAGAATTTCCTGGTTTTAAATTTACAGCCACTGCCTTTTCTGTCATATGATTTTTGTCCACATAGGTCTTAACAGGAACATGGTAACTTACAAATGACTGGTGACTCTACAatgcctcctcctcctttattAAATACATTGTCTGCTTTAATGCCTTCTGCTGCAGTATTAAGCCACTTCGTCTTATTGAGCTGTTGTTTGTTCAGCATAAACCCACAAACTCTtttcaaataactttttttcagGTTACTTCTAGTTAGTTTGTTCCATATCTGCCTGTTTTGCATCAGTTTACCACACATTTTGGTtctgtgcagctgctctgctcctgttCAGAATTGCTGTatatcattttatttcagtcaaGCTGTGGAATCATCAGTGGCAGTGTTGAAGAATGTTTTCTTTAGTATTGACACCCTAAGATGAGATGATGAGTTCCTTATTAAATTACTTCTAGAGCTCTTGGTCTTTTACTCTATCTCAAAACACCAGTGTTTAATTGGAACGTTATGTAGCTTTACATTGAACTCGGGTCAAATTCAGCCTACTGCAGATCTGCTTTCGCATCAGCTTTCAAGCACAACTTCCTAGTTCAGGCACAGTTACATGCTGGCATTGCTGAAATGGTATCTGGACCAAAACTTGCCCAGCTGCACCTGACTCTGCAGGCATTGCTAACTTGAGGAAAGATGAAGTAAACTGGAAATTTTCAGTCATGTTTGCATTTGTAGCTTTGATGAAGTTCTGCTGTGTACCTAgttcatattttctttatttcccatTAATAGGCATTAATATTCCTAAGCTTTACTTAGTTCAGTTAACTGCTTTGAACTGGCTTTGAATGAACTGCCTCAAACGTGTGCTGGCAAAGTACTGGTTCCCTGATATTCAAGAGTAGCTTCAAATGATTGTCAGTCCATGTTTACCACTGATGGGTATAAATTATCCTAGTTTAAAGACTTGCAAAAATTTATTGGAAAAGATAACTTTTTTAATGTTCTTAACTAATGAATGGAAATGTACCATTCCATTTCTTTTTAGATCAAAACCCAGAAATAAGTGTTTAAAAAAGCTGATAGTCTTACTACTGTGCCAGTAATGGCACTATTCTGTGCTAGGATTTCTTATGTTCTTAGTACTTTATGTGGCTCTCTTCTTTGCTGTTTCAGCAGTCAGACTTTTTGCTGGTATGTTTTCATTCATCAGTTTTCTGTAGTTCATAACTTTCCATTTGCATTAAGATTAGTTTCCCTTTTTGTATTGCTTCTGTATATGTTGGTCTTACTTTACTGATAAACAAGACTGTACTCCTAGCTCAAATAAGCCTCTTGAGTACATAGTCACGGCCCCTTGGAgttcttaaaaatatatctaCCATAGATACACAGTTCATGTTTTGCATATTTTCTCTTACCATTTGCTATTCACAGTCTTGTCTCAAAGTGATAATATTTCCAAAAAGAGGTTGTCCTATTTTTCCAGACTTCTATAGTTAAGCAAATTATCTCATTTTATATCGTTAGGCCCTGTTGTACCCAAACCTCTAACTAAACTTTGCCTTCCAGGCTGTTCCTTTCAGTCTCGACAGTGTTGCGAATGCTATTCACACTTTGTTCTCTGAGGAAACTCCTGTGGTCTTGCAGCTGGCTCCCAGCGAGGAAGTGAGTATCACTTCGCTTCTCATTCCACATGCTCTAAATAGGAGCAACCTCTTTCCGCTTGTGTGGGtggagcaaaaagaaaatcaaatattATGCACTGGAGAGAGATTACAAGGATGATTAATTATTAAAGTGTGATCAGAAGAACCAAAACCTAAATGATGTTGTGTTAAACAATGGCTGTTCCTGCAGAGAGTGTACATGGTGGGCAAGGCAAACTCTGTGTTTGAAGATCTCTCGGTCACGCTGCGCCAGCTGCGAAACCGCTTGTTCCAGGACAATTCCATTCTCAGCTCCCTTCCTCTCAACTCCCTCAGCAGAAACAATGAGGTAAAAAAATTTCAATCAGTGCAAActtcaacaattttttttcctaacattttTAGTTAGCTtgtgctcttctttttttctccctgcccccacccctcccttgaTGCCTAGCTGAGCTCACTCTTAATTTTTTGTGACTGAATTTTAGGAACCAAGTtataagatttctttttttatgtaaCTTTATTGAAAGAGTAATTGGCTTCTAGCACGTTCTGATGCTGTAACAGACATAACCCGTTACAAAATACTGAGATTTGTGATAAAATGAGACATCCTAACTTTGGTTTCATCAAAGGAAATACCCGTGTCTCCCTCTTTCTGCCTCTTCACCCAGGTTGACTTGCTTTTTCTGTCAGAACTACAAGTCCTGCGTGACATTACAAGCCTGgtaaggtttttttgttttcccatctTGTGTGAATAACTTCAGAGATTTCATTAAAGGTAGAGAAGCCATAGCCAGGATACTTGGcagtcagtggtatacgttcAAGTGTGTCATCATCTGGTTGCATCAGTTATGTAATGCGTTCTCTAGTGATTTCTATCAGCCCCATCACTgatggaagaaaatgagaacagGACTCTCCTGTAGTTTGTATTCTGTTGTGTTtggggagaagaggggaaaTTCTGAGCTGCTGTTTTTCCATAGTCAAAGGCACAGGAAGTACTCAATGAAGACTTTGTTGGCgctttccttgttttcttacGTAAGAAGTATAGTGGCAGTTAAGAACACGTTCTTTGCAATGTCCACCGTTTTACTTCAACATGTCACCATAGCATTTCATCTGAAAAGACTGGAGTGACTTTTGTAGTGTGAACAGTGATGGTGATAGACGTGTCCCAGTGGAGGGATGAGCTTTTAATTCTTATGATCTTTTCGCTAAGAAGCTATTGCCTTGTTGCTGTGGTTTAGGATTCGTTttttagttgggtttttttttttggttttggggtttgttcATGCTTTTAAGCTGCAGCTTAAAGCTGTGGATCCCAGCCTCAGTCCCAGCAAACTGATTTTGTGAgatgtgtttttaaagtaaCCTGTATATGAACTAATTTGTTTCCACTAAAGCTGGCTCGACACAAGCACTTAGCCAAAGATCATTCTCCAGACCTCTATTCTCTGGAACTGTCTGGTTTGGAAGAGATTGGAAAACGATATGGGGAAGACTCTCAGCAGTTCAAGGATGCTTCTCAAATCCTTGTAGACTCTTTGCAAAAGGTATGCTTTCTACCTATTGAATGAAACTCACAAGAACACTAAGGaaataactttttgtgttaACTACAAGGGAGTTAGTTTATAGACTGTCTTCTGCTTTGAATTGTCACTTCATTAGTGATGGCTTGCCTGATACTTGTTTttactgtttggtttttaaatggcAGTTCTTTAGTTGTAAAGTCAAGTGCTACAGTTTGTCACTCTGTAAAGTGTTGACACAATTCTGCAATGTGTTAGATATTTTGCATAAAGGAATAGGAATATATTGAAAACATACATCAACGTGACTTGATATGTTCGCTTTTCCTAAATACCTTGCATTTAAAACTGCCACTATATCTCTCAAAAACTGTCTCTCGGAAGTATCTTTTCCTCAGTGTACAGTGGTTAGTTTCCTCTTGCTCACAAAGCTGTATAGATCTGAATTTCAGAGTCTCCAAAATAACTGCTGTTGTCCATCAGTGTGctcaagaaaataattctttagCAGGTCTTATGTAATCATTAGATAAAATCTTTATTAAGACCAATTGCTTTTAAGAGTTTAAAAAGCATGATGGAAGAGCATGA
Above is a window of Colius striatus isolate bColStr4 chromosome 1, bColStr4.1.hap1, whole genome shotgun sequence DNA encoding:
- the ATP6AP2 gene encoding renin receptor, producing the protein MVSAASPSRRGPPNRPELHLRIGRSRCPSALPGGRSAWSRVLCPAVRPGVFPAAVADMGRRGGVNWVLEVAALVTSACLAGVCGDEFSVLRSPQSVVFRDGSWPIPGERIPDVAALTMGFSVEEDLPWPGLAVGDLFHRPRATVLVTVKGVDKLTLPVKKISYPIENAVPFSLDSVANAIHTLFSEETPVVLQLAPSEERVYMVGKANSVFEDLSVTLRQLRNRLFQDNSILSSLPLNSLSRNNEVDLLFLSELQVLRDITSLLARHKHLAKDHSPDLYSLELSGLEEIGKRYGEDSQQFKDASQILVDSLQKFADEMFNLYGGNAVVEVVAVKTFNSPLTRKSRSILQSSQSTTENPYNLAYQYNYNYSVIFNIILWMMIGLALAVIVISYNLWNMDPGYDSIIYRMTNQKIRMD